A part of Cervus elaphus chromosome 11, mCerEla1.1, whole genome shotgun sequence genomic DNA contains:
- the CYRIA gene encoding CYFIP-related Rac1 interactor A, protein MGNLLKVLTREIENYPHFFLDFENAQPTEGEREIWNQISAVLQDSESILADLQAYKGAGPEIRDAIQNPNDIQLQEKAWNAVCPLVVRLKRFYEFSIRLEKALQSLLESLTCPPYTPTQHLEREQALAKEFAEILHFTLRFDELKMRNPAIQNDFSYYRRTISRNRINNMHLDIENEVNNEMANRMSLFYAEATPMLKTLSNATMHFVSENKTLPIENTTDCLSTMTSVCKVMLETPEYRSRFTSEETLMFCMRVMVGVIILYDHVHPVGAFCKTSKIDMKGCIKVLKEQAPDSVEGLLNALRFTTKHLNDESTSKQIRAMLQ, encoded by the exons ATGCCCAGCCcacagaaggagagagggaaatatGGAACCAGATCAGCGCCGTGCTCCAGGATTCCGAGAGCATCCTTGCAGACCTGCAGGCGTACAAGGGCGCGGGGCCAGAGATCCGAGAT GCCATCCAAAATCCCAATGACATTCAGCTTCAGGAAAAAGCTTGGAATGCAGTGTGTCCTTTGGTCGTGAGACTGAAGAGATTTTATGAGTTTTCCATCAGGCTAG AAAAAGCTCTTCAGAGTTTATTGGAATCTCTGACCTGTCCACCCTACACACCAACCCAGCACCTGGAGCGGGAGCAGGCCCTGGCCAAGGAATTTGCGGAAATTCTGCATTTCACCCTTCGATTCGATGAGCTGAAG ATGAGGAACCCAGCTATTCAGAATGACTTCAGCTACTACAGAAGGACCATCAGTCGCAATCGCATCAACAACATGCAT CTAGACATTGAGAATGAAGTCAACAATGAGATGGCAAATCGAATGTCCCTGTTCTATGCAGAAGCCACGCCAATGCTGAAAACCCTCAGCAACGCCACCATGCACTTTGTCTCCGAA AACAAAACCCTGCCAATAGAGAACACCACAGACTGCCTCAGTACGATGACAAGTGTTTGTAAAGTCATGCTGGAAACTCC ggaatacaggagtaggtttaCCAGTGAAGAAACGCTGATGTTCTGCATGAGGGTCATGGTGGGGGTCATCATCCTCTACGACCACGTGCACCCCGTGGGAGCTTTCTGCAAGACATCCAAGATCGAT ATGAAAGGCTGCATAAAGGTTTTGAAGGAACAGGCCCCAGACAGTGTGGAGGGGCTGCTGAATGCCCTCAG GTTCACTACAAAGCACTTGAATGATGAATCGACTTCCAAACAGATTCGAGCGATGCTTCAGTAA